Within Chloroflexota bacterium, the genomic segment TGGCAACTGTCTCCAGGCGCGCCAGCTACCTGATGAGGCGACGGCGCATCAACACCAGGGAGACGGCGTAGAAGAACGTAGAGAGGGCGATGAGGCCGATTGTTCCCCAAAGCATCGTCACGTTCACTTCGCCCTCCATCAGGTGGCGCATGATATCCACGCTCCAGGTGAGCGGCAGGCACCAGGCAAAGACCTCCAGGGCTCGGGGCAGCTCGCCGATGGGGAAAAAGACGCCGGCGATGAAGAACATCGGGTAGATGATGATGGAGAAGAAGGGGCCGATGAAATCGGACGAGGGAGCCTGAGAGGTGTAGATGACCGACGCGCCCGCGAAAACCAGCCCGGTGAGGAAGGCCGCAGGAATCACCAGGAGCGCCATGGGCGAGTTCACATCCCCTGCAATGGCGATGATGAGGAGAACGACAAATCCTGTGAGCGCGCCACGGGTCGCGCCCCAGAGAATCTCGCCGGTGATGACGTCTTCGATGCTCACGGGGGTGACGATCATGGCGTCGAATGTGCGTCGGACGGCCATCCGGAAATAGGTGCCCCAGCCGTTCTCCATCACCGCGATCTGCATCACGTAGCCGGCCACCAGCCCAGGGCCGATGAACTCGCGGTAGCTCATCCCTTCGATGTCTTGAATCACCTTGCCCATGCCGAGGCCCATGATGATGTAGAGGAGGACCGGCTCGAAGAAAAAGGCCAGGCCGTTGGTCTTCCACTGCTTGAGGTAGACGTCCCGGTTACGCTGCCAGGCGCACCAGCTGCGGTAGGTGGGACGGACTATGGCTTGCACGGCTATTTCAGCCCCCGACCCGTGATGAGGAGAAAGACGTCCTCCAGGTTTGGGCGGCGGCGGAGGACCTCGGCCTTCCCGCCAGCCAGACTCGCCTCTAGCCCAGGACCCTCTGCGCCCACTAGGAGCAGGGCGTCTCCGGCATCGACGGTGCGGCGCGCCTTTCCGTTCAGGGCCGTCATGCCGTGCTCCTTCTCCCAGGGCGCAACGCGGACCTCCACAACCTCTTTCCCGGCGTGGCGTTCGATGAGCTGCTGTGGCGTGCCCGTATCCAGGATGCGCCCCTGGTCCATCACGGCGATGCGGTCGCAGAGGTTGGCGGCTTCGTCCATGTAATGGGTCGTCAGCACCATGGTGGCCCCTTGACCGCGAAGCTGCCGCAGGCGCTGCCAGACAAGGTGACGCGCGTGGGGATCCAGGCCCGTTGTGGGCTCATCAAGGATGATGATGCGGGGCTTGTTGAGCATGGCCCGGGCGATGAGGAGACGGCGCTTCATCCCACCCGAGAGGGTATCGATTGCGGCGCGCCGCTTCTCCGTAAGCTCCATGAGGGCCAGGGCCTCGGTGGCGCGGCGCAAGGCTTCGGCGGAGGGAATATCGAAGTAGCGGGCATAGACCTGGAGGTTCTTGATGACGCTGATCTCCTCGTCCAGGTTATCTTCCTGGGGCACCACGCCAAGGGTAGCTTTGATGGCGCGCGCCTCCAGCATGACATCGCGCCCCTCCACCAGCAGCCTCCCGCTGGTTACCGGGGAGACGCAGGAGATCATGCGGATGGTGCTGCTTTTGCCCGCGCCGTTGGGGCCGAGGATGCCGAAGCATTCCTGGGGCTCGACGGCAAAATCGACGCCGTCCACGGCGGTGAAACCGCCATAGCGTTTGACAAGGCGCTCGGCATGGATGACGGGGGACATAGGCACAAATAGTAACAAAGACCAGTCAGCCTATGCAGGCGACCATCTATAATGTGCGCGAGGTGGAGCATGGCGAAGGTCTTCCGTCTTTCCCGTCTGCTCTTCTTTCTTGCCCTCTGCACGCTGGGCTTCCTGCCTTCCCTCATCTCCGCCCAGCCGGCAGGTGGCAGCGGCGTCATCATCATCACGCTGGACGATGCGATCGACCCGAATCATGCGCGCTACCTGGACCGCAGCTTGGACCGGGCGGAGCAGGAAGGAGCCCGGCTGGTCATCATCCGGGTGGACACGCCGGGCGGACTGCTAAGCTCCATGCGCGATATGGTGCAGCGCATCCTGGAGGCCAAGGTGCCGGTGGCGACGTACGTTTCCCCGGCGGGGGCGCACGCAGGCTCGGCGGGGGCGTTCATCGTGGCGGCGGGGCATATCGCCGCCATGGCGCCGGGGACGAACATCGGCGCATCCTCTCCCGTAGGCGGCGGCGGTGAAGACCTGCCCTCCACAATCAAGAGCAAGGCGACCAACGACGCCGCCGCGCTGATGCGGAGCATCGCCGAGGCCCGAGGGCGCAATCCCGCCCCGCTCGAGGCAATGGTGACCGGGGCCGCTTCCTACACCGCAAAGGAGGCGCTGGATGGAAGGATCCTCGACCTCATCGCCACCGACGCCAATGACCTGCTCGCGCAGATACACGGCCGCACCGTGCCGCTGGCCGGGGGCAGCCAGATCGCGCTGGACACGGCCGGGGTGAGCTGCATCGAGCCGCTGCGCCTGTGCGGCCAGGAACGGCTGACGTGGTTCGAGCGCTTCATCCGCTTCATCGCCGACCCCAACGTCACGAGCCTGCTGCTCTCCTTCGGCTCCCTGGGCATCCTCATCGAACTCTACAGCCCCGGGCTGGTCATCCCAGGAGTCGCAGGAGCCATCATGATTGCCCTGGCTTTCATCGCCTTCGGCAACCTGCCGGTGAACTGGGCGGGGGTGGGCCTGGTGGCCCTTGGGGTGATTCTGGCCGCCGTGGAGCTGCATCTGCCGGGCTTTGGGGTCTTCGGCGTCAGCGCCGTCCTGGCGCTGATCTTCGGCCTCCTTTTCCTTTTCGCACCCTTCACCGGCGGCACGCCAAACTTCTCCGGCCCCGATATCCGGGTCAGCCCGTGGCTGATCGGCGGAGTGAGCGGCGGCATCGGGGCGCTGCTCATCGCCACCGGCTTCCTGGCAGTCCGGGGAAAGAGAACCTCGCCGGAGCGGGTGACACCCTCCGACGCGCGGACGGTAGTGGGCCAGACAGCCCGGGTGAAACGGGCACTGGATCCCGTGGGAACCGTTTATGTGGCCGACGAGGAGTGGTCAGCCGAGGCGGTAGACCGCTCCCACATCGAGCGTGATGTGGAGGTAAAGGTTGTGAGCGTAGAAGGGCTGACGCTAAAGGTGAGGCCAGTCCAGAAAGGTTGACGCGGGCGGAGGGCCATCGTAAGGTAGAGCGCCACACTGCGCCGCGCCTCTTTCACCGGTAAGGAGACCTATGCCGATCACGATCGTGCGACAATGGGAAAAGCTGATGGTGCTTCGCTTCGGGCGCTTCACGGAGATACGGCAGCCCGGCATCCGCTGGCTGTGGCCCATCCTCAATAGCGGCAGCAAGCGGATAGACCTCCGAGAGCGCTTTATCGCCATCCCGAGCCAGACGGCCATCACCAAGGACAACGCGCCGATCGATATCGACTTTCTGATCTACTTCCGCGTGATGCAGGACCAGGCCGAGAAATCCGTCCTGGAAGTGCAGGACTTCATCGGTGCGGCGCAAGGCATCGCCACGACGACCCTGCGCGCGGTCATCGGCGATAT encodes:
- a CDS encoding nodulation protein NfeD, with the translated sequence MAKVFRLSRLLFFLALCTLGFLPSLISAQPAGGSGVIIITLDDAIDPNHARYLDRSLDRAEQEGARLVIIRVDTPGGLLSSMRDMVQRILEAKVPVATYVSPAGAHAGSAGAFIVAAGHIAAMAPGTNIGASSPVGGGGEDLPSTIKSKATNDAAALMRSIAEARGRNPAPLEAMVTGAASYTAKEALDGRILDLIATDANDLLAQIHGRTVPLAGGSQIALDTAGVSCIEPLRLCGQERLTWFERFIRFIADPNVTSLLLSFGSLGILIELYSPGLVIPGVAGAIMIALAFIAFGNLPVNWAGVGLVALGVILAAVELHLPGFGVFGVSAVLALIFGLLFLFAPFTGGTPNFSGPDIRVSPWLIGGVSGGIGALLIATGFLAVRGKRTSPERVTPSDARTVVGQTARVKRALDPVGTVYVADEEWSAEAVDRSHIERDVEVKVVSVEGLTLKVRPVQKG
- a CDS encoding ABC transporter ATP-binding protein, which produces MSPVIHAERLVKRYGGFTAVDGVDFAVEPQECFGILGPNGAGKSSTIRMISCVSPVTSGRLLVEGRDVMLEARAIKATLGVVPQEDNLDEEISVIKNLQVYARYFDIPSAEALRRATEALALMELTEKRRAAIDTLSGGMKRRLLIARAMLNKPRIIILDEPTTGLDPHARHLVWQRLRQLRGQGATMVLTTHYMDEAANLCDRIAVMDQGRILDTGTPQQLIERHAGKEVVEVRVAPWEKEHGMTALNGKARRTVDAGDALLLVGAEGPGLEASLAGGKAEVLRRRPNLEDVFLLITGRGLK
- a CDS encoding ABC transporter permease, whose protein sequence is MAVQAIVRPTYRSWCAWQRNRDVYLKQWKTNGLAFFFEPVLLYIIMGLGMGKVIQDIEGMSYREFIGPGLVAGYVMQIAVMENGWGTYFRMAVRRTFDAMIVTPVSIEDVITGEILWGATRGALTGFVVLLIIAIAGDVNSPMALLVIPAAFLTGLVFAGASVIYTSQAPSSDFIGPFFSIIIYPMFFIAGVFFPIGELPRALEVFAWCLPLTWSVDIMRHLMEGEVNVTMLWGTIGLIALSTFFYAVSLVLMRRRLIR